From a region of the Chitinophaga caseinilytica genome:
- a CDS encoding SCO family protein: protein MDHYGKNVVEVPPFLIAERVDTIVKDGQTSYDTVFHQVKNFTLTNQLGENVNLDQLKGKVLVVSFFFTSCPTVCPTLMKNLKRVQDSYAKNDTLLQIISLSVDPVRDSVPTLKHYADSRNIDPRNWWLLTGDKKEIYDLARHEFFVNAVQGDGGPDDFIHAEKFVLIDKDRFIRGYYNGMDTVSVRKMVNDIAVLHIAKDKKRPGLLKRLFSSGN from the coding sequence GTGGACCACTACGGCAAGAATGTAGTGGAAGTGCCGCCGTTTCTCATCGCAGAAAGGGTAGACACCATCGTGAAAGACGGACAAACATCCTACGATACCGTCTTCCACCAGGTCAAAAATTTCACCCTCACCAATCAGCTCGGCGAAAACGTAAACCTGGACCAGCTCAAAGGGAAAGTGCTCGTCGTGAGCTTCTTCTTCACCAGCTGCCCCACCGTTTGCCCCACCCTCATGAAGAACCTCAAGCGGGTGCAGGACTCCTACGCCAAAAACGATACGCTGCTGCAGATCATCTCCCTTTCGGTAGACCCCGTGCGCGACTCGGTGCCCACGCTCAAGCATTATGCAGACAGCCGCAACATCGACCCCCGCAATTGGTGGCTCCTCACCGGCGATAAAAAAGAGATCTACGACCTCGCCCGCCACGAATTCTTCGTGAATGCCGTTCAGGGCGATGGCGGACCGGATGATTTCATCCACGCCGAAAAATTCGTGCTGATCGATAAAGACCGGTTCATCCGCGGGTATTACAATGGGATGGACACCGTTTCCGTCCGCAAAATGGTGAACGATATCGCCGTATTGCATATCGCCAAAGACAAGAAAAGGCCCGGCCTCCTCAAGCGCCTGTTCTCTTCCGGCAACTAA
- a CDS encoding DUF420 domain-containing protein, translating to MKNKNLNIIITIVSIVIPVAVAILFVLPQPNVQVGFDVKVMPFFHAVLNSATAVLLLASLFFIKNGRKTAHKWANLSAVGLSVIFLLSYVTYHFLTESTKFGDMDHNGVVDAAEIAAVGGVRYAYYFLLLTHIVLAVVIVPLVLFTLLRGFQSDWPKHRRIARITWPIWFYVAITGVVVYMMISPYYA from the coding sequence ATGAAGAACAAGAATCTCAATATCATCATCACCATCGTTTCCATCGTCATCCCCGTGGCGGTGGCCATTTTGTTCGTGCTCCCGCAGCCGAACGTGCAGGTAGGGTTCGACGTAAAGGTGATGCCCTTCTTCCACGCCGTCCTCAATTCCGCCACGGCGGTGTTGCTGCTGGCGAGCCTCTTTTTTATCAAGAACGGCCGGAAAACGGCCCACAAATGGGCGAACCTCAGCGCCGTGGGCCTGTCTGTAATATTCCTCCTTTCCTACGTCACCTATCACTTCCTCACGGAATCCACGAAGTTCGGCGATATGGACCACAATGGGGTGGTAGACGCGGCGGAGATCGCGGCGGTTGGCGGCGTGCGGTATGCGTACTATTTCCTGCTGCTCACGCACATCGTGCTGGCAGTAGTGATCGTTCCGCTGGTACTGTTCACCTTGCTGAGAGGGTTCCAGTCCGACTGGCCGAAACACCGTCGCATAGCGCGGATCACCTGGCCGATCTGGTTTTACGTGGCCATTACCGGCGTGGTAGTGTACATGATGATTTCGCCGTATTACGCCTGA
- a CDS encoding MarR family winged helix-turn-helix transcriptional regulator yields MRKESTFNPEHQATNTASKVVAALERLSEAFRVLLWQEAKQYGISPIQVQILTYLLHYPEKLKTVTHLAAHFNMTKATISDAIKTIESKGFVRRKEDKEDSRSHTLHLTREGKTVARRVERFAEPMQDSVEDMSAEKQAGMLEQLLGLIQDLNRNLIITPQRMCYNCRFYEKKGKLHYCHLVNAILKAADLRVDCPEFRKPAI; encoded by the coding sequence ATGCGAAAGGAATCCACCTTCAACCCGGAGCATCAGGCCACCAATACCGCCAGTAAAGTGGTTGCCGCACTGGAAAGACTTTCAGAAGCTTTCCGTGTATTGCTTTGGCAGGAAGCGAAACAGTACGGGATCAGTCCAATTCAGGTCCAAATCCTGACCTATCTCCTTCATTACCCGGAAAAGCTGAAGACCGTCACCCATCTCGCCGCGCATTTCAATATGACGAAGGCAACGATCAGCGATGCGATCAAGACGATCGAATCCAAAGGCTTTGTCAGAAGGAAAGAAGATAAAGAAGACAGCCGCAGCCATACCCTGCATCTGACCCGCGAAGGTAAAACGGTTGCCCGCCGGGTAGAGCGGTTTGCGGAACCGATGCAGGATTCTGTGGAAGATATGTCGGCCGAAAAGCAGGCGGGCATGCTGGAACAGTTGCTGGGCCTTATCCAGGACCTCAACCGTAACCTCATCATCACGCCGCAGCGGATGTGCTACAACTGCAGATTTTACGAAAAGAAAGGGAAATTACATTATTGCCACCTCGTGAATGCCATTCTGAAGGCGGCGGATTTGCGGGTAGATTGCCCGGAATTCAGGAAACCAGCTATTTAG
- a CDS encoding DMT family transporter: MAWLFLLLGGLFEIGFTISLKYSENFSKLWPSVSFVVCISLSFFLLNKAINGGLPIGTAYAVWTGIGAAGTAIAGMLFFKEPATAMRLVFLVMLIGSIIGLKFVSDAH, encoded by the coding sequence ATGGCTTGGTTATTCCTTTTGCTGGGCGGTCTGTTCGAGATCGGCTTTACCATTTCGCTGAAGTATTCAGAGAATTTTTCGAAGCTCTGGCCTTCGGTTTCTTTCGTGGTTTGTATTTCGCTGAGCTTTTTCCTGCTCAACAAAGCGATCAACGGCGGCTTGCCGATCGGTACCGCATACGCGGTGTGGACGGGCATCGGCGCCGCAGGGACCGCTATTGCGGGGATGCTGTTCTTCAAGGAGCCTGCCACCGCGATGCGGCTGGTGTTCCTCGTCATGCTGATCGGCTCCATCATCGGGTTGAAATTCGTATCCGACGCACATTAA